The nucleotide sequence GCTCGAACGGCTGTTGAGCGGCTAATCTTTTAGCGGTTTTTCGCTTTGCTCGGTGATATACCTTCCTCGATCGATCAGCCGGATCGGCCATGAAAATTCGGACTCCACTTTTCATTCTTCTCGTCTTAATTGCCGTCAACGGCGGCATCGTGGTCTACCGCCATTTACGGCAACCGCCGCTGCCGCCCGCCACCATCGCTACCCCTTCAAAAGAAGCTCCAACGCCTTCCACCGCGCCAGCGCCTTCCGCAAGCCCGATTGTTCCCGCGCCGGAGACGGCGGCCTCCTCGCCAGCGGTCACCCGTCCACCGGACCAAACGGCTCCCACCAAACCCCCGTCGGAGCGGGTTGCCATTTTAGAAAAGAAACCGCGCTATCTCCCGCCGCTGCCGGGTTCATCACTGCCCCCCAAAGGTATGGCGGATTGGATTCTGGTGGAGAAAAAAGCGCGGCGACTGACGCTGTTGCGCAACGGCAAGCCACTTAAATCCTACGAGATCGCCTTGGGCCGCGAGCCCGAAGGACCCAAGCGTTTTCAAGGCGACAACAAGACCCCAGAAGGGGTGTATCAGATCAATTTTCGCAATAAAAACAGTGAATTCCACCGGGCCTTGCGCATTTCTTACCCCAGCCCCCAGGATTCCGCCTTCGCCGCCAAACAAAAACGTTCACCGGGCGGCGATATCATGATTCATGGCTTGCCGAACGGCATGGGCTGGCTGGAAGCCGGTCACCGATTGCGCGACTGGACGGCGGGTTGCATCGCGGTGACCAACACCGAAATCGAAGAAATCTGGCGGACTGTCCCCGATGGCACACCCATTGAAATTCGGCCCTAGCGCGATGGCGGCGCACGGCATCGGCACGGCGCGGGCGTTTCAAATCAGCACGCTGGCCGGCGCTTTTGCCGGCTTGGCCATCGGCTTGAACGCGCTGTTGGCCGCTCTGCTGGCGCCGCTGATTGTCCGCTAGCTTCACTTGAGGCCTTGAAGCCGACGAAGCTCAGAATTCGATCCCCCGTTGCGCCTTGACGCCTTGCTCGCGATAGGGGTGCTTGACGCTGCGAATCTCGCTGACCAGATCGGCCAACTCCACCAGCGGCTGCGGGGCATGACGGCCGGTCACCACCACGTGCAAGCCAAAACGGCGCTTGCCAAAAGTGTCCAGCACCCGGCCCAGATCGAGATAGTCGTATTTCAACACCGCATTGAGTTCGTCCAGGATCACCAGCTCGTAGCCGGGATCGCCGATCATCCGTTCCGCCTCGCTCCAAGCGCGTTCGGCGGTGGCGATGTCCTGGTCCCGGTTTTGGGTCAGCCAGGTGAATCCGTCCCCGACCGTCTGAAAATCGACGTTTTCGAAGCGGCTTAACACCGCTCGCTCCGCGCTGTCCCGCCCCCCTTTGATGAATTGCACCACGCCGACCCGCATTCCGTGGCCGATCGCGCGCAAAGCCATGCCGAAGGCGGCGGTACTCTTGCCCTTACCGGAGCCGGTATAGACGATCAGCAAGCCTTTTTCATGGATGGCGCGGGCTTGCTTGCGTTCGTAACCGGCCTTGCGGCGGGCGGTGAGGCGGGCGTGATCGGGATTGGCGGCGGTCATGGCCGAGGGTTCTCCCCTCACCCGCGAGCGAGCGAGGACCGGGTGAGAGGACAGTCAAACGTGATGGGAAAAGCGCATCCAGCTTTGTGGGGTCCAGTCGGGGTCGAGACTGGTTTGGGGCGCATCGTCAGGATGCAGGCCGCACTTGCGGGCGAAATAGCGATGAAACGCTAGATTGGGCGTCAGTTCCGGGTGGAAAACGGTGACCAAAATCCGGTCGTCCTCGGCGGCGGCAACATAATCGTCCAGCCGCAACAACACGCGAACACGGTCGCCGACCCGGACGATCTTGGGGGCGCGGATGAAGGTTACCGGAATCGGCTCCGGCGCCACGGTCGGCACTCGCACCTCGCGGTTGAAGCTGTCCAACTGGCTGCCGAAGGCGTTGCGGCTGACCGTAATGTCGATCAGGCCCAGAAACGGCGGCTCGCTCACAGTGTCCCTGGCCAGCAGAATGGCCCCGGCGCACGTGCCCCACAACCGCAGACCAGCGTCATAAGCCTGTTTGATCGCGCTGTCTAGGCCGAAGATCCGCAGCAGGCGCGACAGGCAGGTGCTTTCACCACCGGGGATAATCAGCCCGGCCAACCCTTCGAGCTCGGCGGCGCGCTTGACGGTGCGCGCTTCCACGCCGATCCGTCGCAGGTGATCGAGATGTTCCTGTACCCCGCCTTGCAAGTCCAGCACGCCGAGCGCGCCGGCGGCGGCGGCCGTCACCAACCCCGTCCCGCCAACCGATCCTCACCGGCCATGCTCGCCACGCTCAGCCCCGGCATCGGATCGCCCAGATCCATCGACACTTCGAGCAGTTTGTCGGGATCGTTGTAAAAGGCCGTCGCCTTGACGATGGCGCTGGCTCGCGTCACCGGGTCGGAGGATTTGAAAATGCCCGAACCGACGAACACGCCGTCGCAACCCAACTGCATCATCAGCGCGGCGTCGGCCGGCGTGGCGATACCGCCGGCGGCGAAGTTGACCACCGGCAACCGGCCCAGCTTCTTGACCTCCAACGCCAGTTCGTAGGGAATGCCGTTGACCTTGGCGAAGCTCATGATCTCCTCGGCCGGCATGGTCGCCAACTGGCGGATCTCACGGTTCATGGTCCGCATGTGGCGCACGGCTTCGACCACGTCGCCGGTGCCGGCTTCGCCCTTGGTGCGGATCATCGCCGCGCCCTCGGCGATCCGGCGCACCGCCTCGCCCAGGTTGCGCGCGCCGCAGACGAAGGGAATGGCGAATTGACGCTTGTCGATGTGGCACTCTTCATCGGCCGGCGTCAGCACCTCGCTTTCGTCGATGTAGTCGATCTTGAGCGCCTGCAAAATCTGGGCTTCGACGAAGTGGCCGATCCGCGCCTTGGCCATCACCGGGATGGTCACCGCTTCCTTGATCGCCCTGATCAGACCGGGATCGGACATGCGGGCGACACCGCCCTGCTTGCGGATATCGGCCGGCACGCGCTCCAGGGCCATGACCGCCACCGCGCCCGCTTCCTGGGCGATTTGGGCCTGTTCCACGTTGATCACATCCATGATGACTCCGCCCTTGAGCATCTGCGCCAATTGAGCGTTCAGGAGATATCGATTCTCTGCCATACTGCACTCGCTGCCTAATAACGGGAAAGCGGTCACGAGAGCCGCGCCGCCCGGACCTGCGGTCCGTAGAGAAGGTGAATTATACCACCATCAACGAGCGGGACCGCACCTTCTCACACGGCGCATTCCCAACCCGAACGCCTCATCATCTTTAGCAGGGGATCGCGGATAAAATTCAGCTTCGCTCACCCAAAACCAGTCATACCTGACCGTTGGCGCGGCGCCGTCCTGGCTTTGCTGGCGGCCGCTCTCTTTGGCGCCAGCATCCCCTCCGCCAAACGGCTGCTCGGCGCCATCGAGCCGACAGCGCTGGCGGGGTTGCTGTATCTGGGAGCCGGGGTCGGGGTCGGCGCGATCCTGACGGTTCGCGCCCGCCTCACAACCCGTCGCGCGCAAGCCCCTTTACCCAGGACCGACTGGCCCTGGCTGGCGGCTATCGTCATCGCGGGCGGCTTGATGGGGCCGATCTTGCTCATGGCGGGCTTGCGGGTGACCCCCGCCACCAGCGCGGCGCTGTTGCTCAACCTCGAAAACCTGTTCACGCTGCTGATCGCCTGGCTGGTGTTCCATGAGAATGTGGATCGCCGGGTCGGCTTGGGTGCGCTGGCCATCCTGATCGGAGCGGTGTTTTTAGCCTGGCAGGGCGATTTCAGCACCCCGCAAGCGGGCGCGCTGGCGATAGCAGGCGCCTGTCTGGCGTGGGCCATCGATAACAATTTGACCCGCAAGCTGGCAGTGGCCGACCCCTTGCTGCTCGTGACGGTGAAAGGCTTGGTCGCCGGTCCGGTCACGCTCGCCATAGCCGCCGCTTTGGGCGAATCCTTCCCCGCGCCGGGTCTTGCCGCCGCGGCGGGCGCGATCGGCGCCATCGGTTATGGCGGCAGCCTGATCGCCTTCGTGCTGGCGTTGCGCCAGCTCGGGGCCGCCCGCACCGGCGCGTATTTCGCCACAGCGCCGTTTGTGGGGGCGGTGCTGGCCGTACTCTGGTTGGCTGAACCTTTAACCTGGCAACTGAGCGTGGCCGGCGCGCTGATGCTGGTCGGGGTCTGGTTGCATCTGACCGAGCGGCACGACCATTTTCACCTGCATGACGCCTTGATCCACCAACACCGCCACAGCCACGACGAACATCACCAGCATCCTCACGAACCGAACGATCCTCCCGGCGAACCGCATGTCCACGAACACGTCCACGCCCCGCTCGAACACACTCACCCGCACTACCCGGACATCCATCACCGGCACCGGCATTCCGACGGCTAAAGGGCGCCGCGCGGTCGCTTTGCTCATGGGTTAGGCGAACGCTCGAACGTTGCCGCCGGAATGGGAGCAGCGGACCCGTCCAACCGCCGCCGCAGCAGCGCCAATACGGATTCACGAGAGCGCGGCGCCGGCATCCCATGCTGGCCCGCGCCCAGCAGCTCCGCCACTTCCAGCAGCAAGGGCGGCCGCAGTCGGGATTGCCGCATCGCCTCGCGATCTCGCAGCACCGCCGTCGCCTCGCCCTGGACTTTGACCGCACCTTCATGGAACAACGCGATATCGTCCGCCCAGGCATACGCCAGTTCCACATCGTGCGTCGAAAACACCAGAGTCGTACCGGCCTCGTGTAGCTTTTGCAAAGCACCCAACAACTGCGTCACACCCTGCGCGTCAAGCCCGGCGGTCGGCTCGTCCAGCACCAGAATTTCCGGCCGCATGGCCAACACCCCGGCGATGGCAACCCGTTTCTTCTGACCGAAACTGAGGGTATGCGTGGCGCGGCGGGCCAGCGGAGCGATCCGCAACGCCTCCAGCACCTCGATCACCCGTTCGCGAACCACCGCCTCGGACAGGCCCAGATTCAACGGTCCAAAGGAGATATCCTGCTCGACGGTCGCGGCGAACAACTGATCGTCCGGCTCCTGCAACACCAAACCGACCCGGCAGCGCCAGCGCGCGAGCGAACGGCGGTCGTAAGCAACCGGCTGGCCGTCCAGCCAGATGGCGCCCCGAGCGGGCCGAAACGTCCCATTGAGATGCAGCAGCAAGGTGGTCTTACCGGAGCCGTTGGCGCCCAAAATAACCAATTTCCGTCCCCGCTCGACAGTCAGGTCGAGCGCTCGCAGGGCGGCGATTCCACCCGGATACCGGTACTCCAACCCGCGCGCCGCCAGCAGAGCGCTCATGGCAGCGCGCGCGCCAGCAACCCGCTTGCCATCCCAACCAGACCGACGCCCAGCAGGCCGAGCGCCAAGCGCGCCCATGATAGCGGCTGTGCGGCTCGCAGCACCCGCAATTCGCCGGTATAACCCCTGGCGGTCAACCCGATTTCCATGCGCCGGGCCTGCTCCAACCCGCGCTGGAACAAATTGCCAGCCAGCAACCCCAGGGAACGCAAGCTGCGATCGAAGCGCGCATAACCCAGCCGCGCCGCCTGCGCCCGCTGGCCGGTCGACGCCCGTTCGGCGAAGACAAAAATCAGTCGATACACCAACAGAATCAACTCGATCACACCGGCCGGAACCTTGATCCGCCGCAGCAGCGGCGTCCAATCCACCACCGGCGTGGTCAAGGTCAAAAAAGCCAGGCAACTCACCGCCGCCAGCGCCCGCAGCGTCGCGGCGAGCGCGAGGCGCGCCCCTTCCGGGGAGCAGCGCAACGCGATACCTTCGGCGAACTCCAGCGACACGGCCAGAAACGGCGCGCCCGCCAGCAAAAACAGCGCCGGCGCGGCCATTATTCCCAAAAGCGCCCGCAGCGGCACACCCGCTCCAAACACTGTCGCAACAACCGCGACCGCCAACGCTAACGGCGCTGCCGCCAACGGAGGCAGAACCAGCACGACCCCCAATAACCCCAAGGCTGGAATCAGCTTTTCGGCCGGATGCCGGTCGCGCCAGCGATTGGTCCAGGCGTGATGGTCAATCGCCCGCATCGGCGCGCTCCCGTCGAGCGCGCGCTTGTCCGCGTTTGAAGCCCAGGTAATAACCCAGCACCCCCGCGCCCAGCGCCGCCTGCAAAGCGAACAAGCCGCTGGCAAGCTCCGGCGGCGGCTTCCAAACGGAATCGAACCAGGGCCGATAAGCGGGCTGGAGCGCGGCGACGACAGCCACCGCCTGACTGTCGGAGCCGGCAAACTCAGCCCCTTGGCGACGGCCGCCGATCCAAACCGAACCCGCCAAAATCACCACCAACAACAGCAGCCACCAAGCGCCGTGGGCTTTCACGAGCGAGCCTCCGCGCCGAGGGCGTCGGATGGAAAATTGAGGCTTTGCAATTCATCGCCGCTGTATTCCCGCAGAAACTTGACCACCGCCACGGTCAGCACACCTTCCACCACGGCCAGCGGCAATTGCGTCGGCGCGAACACGCTGGCGAATTTGAGAAACGATCCCGCCAACCCGCTCGCCGGATCGGGAAAAGCCAGCGCCAGTTGGCCGGCGCTGGTCAGATAAGTCGTCAGATCACCCGACAGCGCGGCCAGAAACACGCTGGCGGCAAGCGGCACACTCAGCCACCGCGCGACGCGAAACACCCCGTAAGCAACCCAAGGACCCGCCACCGCCATCGAAAACACGTTCGCTCCCAGCGTGGTCAAACCACCGTGCGCCAGCAACAACGCCTGAAACGCCAACACGATGGTTCCCAGCAACGCCACGACCGCCGGCCCGAACAGAATCGCCCCCAAGCCAGTGCCGGTGGCGTGCGAACAACTGCCGGTCACCGAGGGCAACTTGAGCGCCGACAGCACGAAAGCAAAGGCACCCGACGCCGCCAGCAACAACTTGATTTGCGGCTGGTCCCGCATCAGGCGGTTGACTCGGTGGGTGCTGAGAGCGACGAACGGCAGCGCGATCGCGGTCCAGGCGGCGGCGTGCAGCGGCGGCAGGAACCCTTCGGCGATATGCATGGCAAACCTCTCCGGTAACGGGCGCAACATCGGGGAGGTCGTTCTGGGAAGGCGGTCGCCAGCAACGGCTCGACGAAAACGCGCTGGCTGGAAACGGTTTGCAACCCCGGAGCACCCCGCCCGGAATCAAGCTGGTCTCCGACATCGGCAGGTCTCCTGGCTCACAGGTTCTCGTCGCTCGCCCAGCCTTCCCAGCCTTTTCGGCCAGTGGCGCGCGGGGGGCGCGACTCGCTGTTTACAGTTGCGGGGGCAGCTCTGGAATTGGCGGCCGGGGGCCGTCGCACCAGATTCCCTTTTGATCCCCTTGGGCGAAAGAAAGCCCTTGAGAACCCATATCGGATTTACCATGATGCTAACGCCGGGCCGGCAACAGCGTCAACTGGGGCGCGGGCCGTCGCCCGTTCTGAAGCCAGCCCCATCCCCGGCCCGCGATGCTACACTGACTGGAAAGGTTTGCCCCTGAAGATCGTTTCCGCGCCACCGTCCCAACCGAAAAAATAAAGCATCCATAAAATCAGTTCCTTAATCTTGCTGGTGATGCGTTGCATCATAAAATGCTATTCTCAAGGCCATTCAATAACCCAACGACCGGACCTGCTTCGATGAGTGATAAACGCCTGCTGATAGTCGATGATGAGCCAGATTTCGGTGAGTTCATTCGCCGGGTGGCTTCAGATCTCGGTTACGAGGTCCGGGTGACCACCAACGGTCTGGATTTTCAAAAAAACTATGCCGATTTCCAACCGACCCTGATCATTCTCGACATGGTTATTCCGGACCTGGATGGCAACGAGCTGTTGCTCTGGTTATTGCAACAGGGTTATACCTCCGATTTGATCATCACCACCGGCTTCAATCCAGATTACGCGCGGGATGCAAAAACCCTGGCGGAATTCAAAGGATTGCGTCGGGTCAATATCATGGTCAAACCCGTCACGCTGACCCACCTGCGCGCCGCGCTCGGAAATTGACGGGCCTCTTGCAACCACACAGCCTCCGCATTCCTCAGCCGAACCCCTGGAATGGAACGCTACGTGTTGTGACCGCAAATTCCGCTCGACCAAACCCGCCGCCGATCCGTCAACGCCTCGTTTCGCCCCTGTCCCTCGTTTTGATCGGTTTGGGCGTGCTGCTCATCGCCGTGCTCGCCACGCATGATCTGCTCGCTAAAGTCTTCGTTGTTTGGAGCCTGGCGGTCTTAATTATCTCATTGCTGTCAGCGACTTATCTCATTTCCAAACGGCGCGTCGACGCGCTGGCCCGACCGGTTGGCTCGCTGGTCGAAGCGATCCAACAGCTGGCGGCGGGACGCTTGCACGAGGATATCCCCATCGCCAGCGGCGACGAACTCGGCGAGCTCATTGGCTCGTTCAACCTGCTGCGGACCTCCATGCAGCACACCCAGGAAAAATTGCGTGAGGCCAATGCGTTATTGGAACAACGAGTGACCGAACGCACGACCGATTTGGCCACGCTCAATCAGGTCCTGACTTACCAAATTGGCGTCCGCAATCAAACCGAAGTCGCGCTGCGGGAAAGCGAAGCACGGCTGCGCGCCATGACCCGGGCCATTCCCGATCTGGTTTTCGTGGTCGATGAGGACGGCCGCTACCGCGAAATTCTGGCGGCGGGCCAGAATCGCGCCGCCACCGCCATTGCCCCGAGTCACGACTTACCCGTCAACCCGCCGCCCGCGCCAGATTCACGCCGCCGGCGCGAAACACCAGACGCCGAACCCAAGCAAGCCACCATCGGCATCACGCCCATCCGTGACCGACTCCTGCATGAAGTCTATTCGACCGAAATGGCGGATTTTTTTTACGACATCATCCGGCGCGCCCTGGAAACCCAGCAAATTCAAATCGCCGAATACGAATTACAAACCGCTTCAGGCTTGCGCTGGTTCGAGTCCAGAACCGCGCCGCTGGATGTGAAGTTCGACAACAAGGCGGCGGCGATCGTGGTGGCGCACGACATCACCAAGCGCAAATCCGGCGAGGCCCAACTGCGGCAAGCCCAGAAAATGCAGGCCATCGGTCAACTCACCGGCGGTATCGCTCACGATTTCAATAATTTGCTCGCCGTGATCATGGGCAATTTAGAGTTGTTGCACGAGCAACTAACCGCGCAACCCCGGCTGCACGAATTCGCTCAACAAGCCTTGAAGGCCGTGGATCGAGGCACCAATCTGACTCGCCGGCTGCTGGCCTTTTCGCGCCATCAACCGTTGCTGGCGCAACCGACCGACCTAAACAAGCTGGTGCTTGGAATGCTGGATCTGATGCGGCGCACGCTCGGGGCCAACATCCAAATTAATACCTTATTAGCCAAAGATTTATTAAATACACTAGTCGATCCCGACCAACTGGAGAACGCTTTACTCAACTTGGTCATCAATGCCCGCGACGCCATGCCCAGCGGCGGCGAACTCACCCTGGAAACCGCTAACATCCTGATCGAGGAAGACTACGCGATGCAGCAAGCCGACATGCAGGCTGGGCTTTATGTCGTGTTAGTGGTCAGCGACACCGGCGTGGGAATGACGCCCCAGGTTCTGGAACGCGCCTTCGAGCCGTTTTTCACCACCAAGGAAACCGGCAAAGGCAGCGGCCTCGGCCTCAGCATGGTTTATGGCCTCGTCAAACAATCCGGCGGGCACATCACCATCGACAGCCAACCCAATCAGGGCACCCGAGTTCGGCTTTATCTGCCCACCATTGAAAGCTCAGTGCAGGCCCTCCATGAACCTCATACGGTCGATGTATCCCTTCGCGGCCAAGGTGAAAGCATTCTTGTCGTTGAAGACGATGCCGAAGTGCGGTTGTTCGCGGTGAACGCCTTGCGCGGACTGGGCTACGATCCCTTACAGGCGGCCGATGCGGAAACGGCATTGCAGGTCCTGGCAACGACTTCCGAAATCGTTTTGTTGTTCACCGATATCATCATGCCGGGTCAAATGGATGGCGTCAAACTGGCCAGCGAAGCGCAACGCCGCTACCCCAAGTTACGCGTGCTTTATACCTCCGGCTATACCGAACACGCGCTGATTGGTGACGGTCATCAGGTTGAAGGCGTGGATGTATTGCTCAAGCCTTACCGTAAAGCTGATTTGGGGAAAAAAATTCGGCTGCTGCTGAGCTGACGATAGGCTGATTGTCAACCCTTTGGTCAGAATCCCAAGCTGGCGAAGGCGCCTGCGGCGCTGCCGGGCTGGTCGATGGCTTTCCTTGAAATTTCTGGTCTGAGAGCAAGCGCCTTCAGCCGGTCCGCTGAGGGTTACGGCGGGACCAGCCCACCGTAACCTTGCAACAGATTACATCAATCCAATCATTTACTTCTTCGGCGCGGTAGCCGGAGCCGGAGCCGCCGCCGCCGCCGGAGCCGCCGCCGGAGCCGCCGCCGGAGCCGCCGCCGGAGCCGCCGCCGGAGCCGCCGCCGGAGCCGGAG is from Candidatus Competibacteraceae bacterium and encodes:
- a CDS encoding L,D-transpeptidase family protein, which codes for MADWILVEKKARRLTLLRNGKPLKSYEIALGREPEGPKRFQGDNKTPEGVYQINFRNKNSEFHRALRISYPSPQDSAFAAKQKRSPGGDIMIHGLPNGMGWLEAGHRLRDWTAGCIAVTNTEIEEIWRTVPDGTPIEIRP
- a CDS encoding LrgB family protein — its product is MAHPLKFGPSAMAAHGIGTARAFQISTLAGAFAGLAIGLNALLAALLAPLIVR
- the cobO gene encoding cob(I)yrinic acid a,c-diamide adenosyltransferase, translating into MTAANPDHARLTARRKAGYERKQARAIHEKGLLIVYTGSGKGKSTAAFGMALRAIGHGMRVGVVQFIKGGRDSAERAVLSRFENVDFQTVGDGFTWLTQNRDQDIATAERAWSEAERMIGDPGYELVILDELNAVLKYDYLDLGRVLDTFGKRRFGLHVVVTGRHAPQPLVELADLVSEIRSVKHPYREQGVKAQRGIEF
- the pdxT gene encoding pyridoxal 5'-phosphate synthase glutaminase subunit PdxT, which translates into the protein MTAAAAGALGVLDLQGGVQEHLDHLRRIGVEARTVKRAAELEGLAGLIIPGGESTCLSRLLRIFGLDSAIKQAYDAGLRLWGTCAGAILLARDTVSEPPFLGLIDITVSRNAFGSQLDSFNREVRVPTVAPEPIPVTFIRAPKIVRVGDRVRVLLRLDDYVAAAEDDRILVTVFHPELTPNLAFHRYFARKCGLHPDDAPQTSLDPDWTPQSWMRFSHHV
- the pdxS gene encoding pyridoxal 5'-phosphate synthase lyase subunit PdxS; amino-acid sequence: MAENRYLLNAQLAQMLKGGVIMDVINVEQAQIAQEAGAVAVMALERVPADIRKQGGVARMSDPGLIRAIKEAVTIPVMAKARIGHFVEAQILQALKIDYIDESEVLTPADEECHIDKRQFAIPFVCGARNLGEAVRRIAEGAAMIRTKGEAGTGDVVEAVRHMRTMNREIRQLATMPAEEIMSFAKVNGIPYELALEVKKLGRLPVVNFAAGGIATPADAALMMQLGCDGVFVGSGIFKSSDPVTRASAIVKATAFYNDPDKLLEVSMDLGDPMPGLSVASMAGEDRLAGRGW
- a CDS encoding EamA family transporter; translated protein: MPDRWRGAVLALLAAALFGASIPSAKRLLGAIEPTALAGLLYLGAGVGVGAILTVRARLTTRRAQAPLPRTDWPWLAAIVIAGGLMGPILLMAGLRVTPATSAALLLNLENLFTLLIAWLVFHENVDRRVGLGALAILIGAVFLAWQGDFSTPQAGALAIAGACLAWAIDNNLTRKLAVADPLLLVTVKGLVAGPVTLAIAAALGESFPAPGLAAAAGAIGAIGYGGSLIAFVLALRQLGAARTGAYFATAPFVGAVLAVLWLAEPLTWQLSVAGALMLVGVWLHLTERHDHFHLHDALIHQHRHSHDEHHQHPHEPNDPPGEPHVHEHVHAPLEHTHPHYPDIHHRHRHSDG
- a CDS encoding ATP-binding cassette domain-containing protein, with protein sequence MSALLAARGLEYRYPGGIAALRALDLTVERGRKLVILGANGSGKTTLLLHLNGTFRPARGAIWLDGQPVAYDRRSLARWRCRVGLVLQEPDDQLFAATVEQDISFGPLNLGLSEAVVRERVIEVLEALRIAPLARRATHTLSFGQKKRVAIAGVLAMRPEILVLDEPTAGLDAQGVTQLLGALQKLHEAGTTLVFSTHDVELAYAWADDIALFHEGAVKVQGEATAVLRDREAMRQSRLRPPLLLEVAELLGAGQHGMPAPRSRESVLALLRRRLDGSAAPIPAATFERSPNP
- the cbiQ gene encoding cobalt ECF transporter T component CbiQ; protein product: MRAIDHHAWTNRWRDRHPAEKLIPALGLLGVVLVLPPLAAAPLALAVAVVATVFGAGVPLRALLGIMAAPALFLLAGAPFLAVSLEFAEGIALRCSPEGARLALAATLRALAAVSCLAFLTLTTPVVDWTPLLRRIKVPAGVIELILLVYRLIFVFAERASTGQRAQAARLGYARFDRSLRSLGLLAGNLFQRGLEQARRMEIGLTARGYTGELRVLRAAQPLSWARLALGLLGVGLVGMASGLLARALP
- a CDS encoding energy-coupling factor ABC transporter substrate-binding protein — protein: MKAHGAWWLLLLVVILAGSVWIGGRRQGAEFAGSDSQAVAVVAALQPAYRPWFDSVWKPPPELASGLFALQAALGAGVLGYYLGFKRGQARARRERADAGD
- a CDS encoding energy-coupling factor ABC transporter permease, with the protein product MHIAEGFLPPLHAAAWTAIALPFVALSTHRVNRLMRDQPQIKLLLAASGAFAFVLSALKLPSVTGSCSHATGTGLGAILFGPAVVALLGTIVLAFQALLLAHGGLTTLGANVFSMAVAGPWVAYGVFRVARWLSVPLAASVFLAALSGDLTTYLTSAGQLALAFPDPASGLAGSFLKFASVFAPTQLPLAVVEGVLTVAVVKFLREYSGDELQSLNFPSDALGAEARS
- a CDS encoding response regulator; its protein translation is MSDKRLLIVDDEPDFGEFIRRVASDLGYEVRVTTNGLDFQKNYADFQPTLIILDMVIPDLDGNELLLWLLQQGYTSDLIITTGFNPDYARDAKTLAEFKGLRRVNIMVKPVTLTHLRAALGN
- a CDS encoding response regulator, producing MTANSARPNPPPIRQRLVSPLSLVLIGLGVLLIAVLATHDLLAKVFVVWSLAVLIISLLSATYLISKRRVDALARPVGSLVEAIQQLAAGRLHEDIPIASGDELGELIGSFNLLRTSMQHTQEKLREANALLEQRVTERTTDLATLNQVLTYQIGVRNQTEVALRESEARLRAMTRAIPDLVFVVDEDGRYREILAAGQNRAATAIAPSHDLPVNPPPAPDSRRRRETPDAEPKQATIGITPIRDRLLHEVYSTEMADFFYDIIRRALETQQIQIAEYELQTASGLRWFESRTAPLDVKFDNKAAAIVVAHDITKRKSGEAQLRQAQKMQAIGQLTGGIAHDFNNLLAVIMGNLELLHEQLTAQPRLHEFAQQALKAVDRGTNLTRRLLAFSRHQPLLAQPTDLNKLVLGMLDLMRRTLGANIQINTLLAKDLLNTLVDPDQLENALLNLVINARDAMPSGGELTLETANILIEEDYAMQQADMQAGLYVVLVVSDTGVGMTPQVLERAFEPFFTTKETGKGSGLGLSMVYGLVKQSGGHITIDSQPNQGTRVRLYLPTIESSVQALHEPHTVDVSLRGQGESILVVEDDAEVRLFAVNALRGLGYDPLQAADAETALQVLATTSEIVLLFTDIIMPGQMDGVKLASEAQRRYPKLRVLYTSGYTEHALIGDGHQVEGVDVLLKPYRKADLGKKIRLLLS